In the Pogona vitticeps strain Pit_001003342236 chromosome 2, PviZW2.1, whole genome shotgun sequence genome, gggtccagaaccagaggttcccCGCTATGTCCCCCATGGGTAAGGTCAACCTGTGTAGCCTTCGGGAAACTGCatggttccagaagcagggaatggggaatgacttttgagtattttctacctagaaaccccccaaaaagggttgccataaatcagaattgacttgatggcccatggtTACTATTATGTCGAATATtgattaatattaatcaactgtATATTCCCATCACTGTccctttgggaagtatcaattcaggcaagtGAAGTCCATGCTGTTTTCACAATACAGCTAACTTTTCAAATGTTGCCTGTTAaaccttcaggagacatatgcctttcaaaggagtcaaagacaaattctttgGTTTAACCTCCAGTTTAGTTTACGTTCTgtgctatattctcaagacatcttcttttttctctatcaggtaacaaacaCGATGGCCAGAATGATACAGAGTCACTTCTTCTGGCCCTGTAAAGAATCAAATGAAAAGCCGGGAAGAAAAACTTGGAAAAAGCCCTGAGCTAGAGGAGAAACGGCTTAAATGCCTGGTGTGGAGACAGCTTCAGCCGAGTGCCATTAGTTCACATTATAAAACTCACCCTGGGgtgaaatcatacaaaaacatggaatgtgaaaagagtctcaatgggagaagaaatctgcgCTCACATCgtagaactcacactggggagaaaccatataactgcatggaatgtggattatgtttcagttttaaaagtcagtttagttcacatcaaagaactcacactggagagaaaccatatacatgcatggaatgtggaaagaacttcagtcagaaAGTTCACCTTaatacacatcaaagaactcacacgggaaaaaccatataaatgcatggaatgtggaaggagcttcagtgATGGCAAAGCTCTTAGTTCACATCATAGAACTCACACTGGTGAAAATCTTAAACATTAAAGGTGCAACTTTCATTCCAGTATATAaagtaattatgtgctgtcaagcctaTGCtggcttatgacaacccttttcaaggttctCCACGTAGAAAGTaactcagaagtgttttcccagctcctgccaacctagccgtctgaaagcatgtaaaaatgtgagtagataaataggtaccaccatggtgggaggtcatggcattccgtgtctagtcacactggccacatgaccatatATATATAGACTATATATACtgtagatcgatcgatcgatagatagatagatatagactccatgctatatatatatattgtttctaactcttctttataCCTTAGCTCACAGTCCTTGATATCTTAGAAGTTTCGCTTTCGTCATGAGATTTggtgtgtaaaggcctc is a window encoding:
- the LOC110070194 gene encoding uncharacterized protein LOC110070194, with the translated sequence MKSREEKLGKSPELEEKRLKCLVWRQLQPSAISSHYKTHPGVKSYKNMECEKSLNGRRNLRSHRRTHTGEKPYNCMECGLCFSFKSQFSSHQRTHTGEKPYTCMECGKNFSQKVHLNTHQRTHTGKTI